DNA sequence from the Canis aureus isolate CA01 chromosome 12, VMU_Caureus_v.1.0, whole genome shotgun sequence genome:
CCAGGCCAGTCCTGCTCTGCTGGAGTCCCCAAAGGTCAGTACtattcatatgtatgtatttacagtaatctctaaacccaacatggggttcgaactcacaacctcaaaatcaagagtcacatggtcctcagactgagccagccaggagcctcaaGGCCAGTACTGTTTTCTACTCACCCCTGTGGCCCCAGAGCCCACCCAAATTAACTCTCAGCAAAGCTCCTCTTAATCAAACAGTGAAACAGCCCCAGGGCGGAAGTGTCAGGAGAGACTGCCATGGAGATAGACGGAAGGGGATCAGATCTGAAGGGGATCAGATCGGAATTCAGAGGCCAGGTGCTACAGACACAGAGGACTCCACAGGGGACTCTCTCCTTGTGCCAGGCACTCCTCCCCTCTGTCACACTTAGAGCTACCACTACTGGAAGCAAAAGAGAAACCAAAGTTGCCAAGCTTTATTTCGGTTGTACTGATTACAGATAACATATCTGACTCTATTTCCCGCCCCACACAATACAGCCCCCTGAGTAGGCtcagccacccctgcccccagtctCATTTCTTATCTTCCTCCTTTTTGTCCTTCTTGCCATCCTTGTTGGCCTGCGAGGCCAGAGAGCCCATGGCATTTCGAATAGCTTCGTTGTTGGGATCCACGCCTGGAAGGTTCTCCAGGACGCTCTGAAGGAACTCGGGGTCCTGCATCACATCATAATCATCCTCCTCCTGTAAAAGGGCAGTGTCAACTTGGGGCAAGGGCTGAGCTCTCTGGGGAACCCACTGCTGCCTGAACTCCTCTCCACTTGACTAGGGGTGGGGACACCTCTGGCCGAGGGCAAAAAGGACCATTCAGGAAAACGCCAGTGCCTAAATATGGTACCAACTCACATTTATTACTGACCAAACAGAGAAACTTGAACTTTGCTTCCTGAGCATACAGGATAAACAGATGCCATCAGGTTCAGATTTCTTGCTATCAGACACCCACTCCTTCTTCTTTGCCTTAGACCCTCTTTCAACCTCCTGGGAAGACAATACCTATCCACCTGTTTAGAATGATCCcaccaagaaggaaggaaaattaaagatCAGGACACTTACACAACCCAGACTGAGTTCATTCTATTGCCTTAACAGGGTTTACAAACAAgaaatgtgtatctgtgtgtttctttccctctgctcctcataaAGCTCATCTATGAAACCCTGAAGAATGGTTCCAGGCCTAGAGGGCTAGGGGACTTCAAGTGAGATCGGGGTGGGGAGTCACTGCTGGCCCTCACCTTGGCGGGCTCAGATGTGTCCATGGCTGAACTGGCATCGATGTCAGCTGATTCTGCCTGGCCGAACTCTGAGGAAAAGAGGTCTGTTCAGCTCCACTACCCAATCTCTCTGCCTGAGCACCACTTCCCCGGCCCTGGCTCACCTGCACCCTGCAGGGACATCTGCATGGCATAGGCAATCTGCTCCTCCTCAGTCATACTGCTTAGGTCGGGGAGCCCGCTGCGGCCAAACTCCTGCTGGCTGATGGTCATCTTCAGCAGGGCATCATCGGAgtctggaaaaaggaagagagcgGCAGAGTAGAACTGGTGCTGTGTTCCACACAGACCCACCCCCAAACTGTTCCCCCAGCTCATACACGCCTATGCTGCCAGGCCTCCCCACCACTACTCCAGCATCTACGCCCGGCTCCCTGGCCCCATCCCTCACCTTCGGCCCCAGCTGTAGCAATCCCCGCCTCAGCAGCAGAGGCTGCAGCTGCCCGCcgggcctcctcctcctgccgctgccgctgctcTTCCATAGAAACACGGAGGGCCTAGCGAAGGGCAGGGCAAGGTTAGATGTTCCACCCGCCCTCTTCGCAGGCACTGGGAAGTCAGCTGAGGGGTGGGAAGGGAACATAAAACGGCAGCTTCTGGTCTGAGCACATGGGGAAGAACCTGGGGAGGTAAGAGGTGACGGGGAAAATGGAAGGACTTGGGCAAAGCCTGGGGTTTAATCAGAAGTAAATAAGACAGTCCGACATCGGTTCCCCTACAGATCACACAGAATTAAGGGGAAAAGGGACCAAAAAGGAGTCTGGGAAAATAAGTTCAGGACTGTCTGGGCCAAGATACACTATGTGGCATGTGAGTCCTCAATACAGGAGGACAACATCGGACCCTTGGGCTCTACCTGAGGTCAACGTTTGCTCACCAGGGCCAGCTCGGGATCAGCACTGGGATCCACTCCGAATTCAAAGTCACTAGCACCAAGACCCAGCATGGCACCACCTTCACCAGCCAGAATTGGAGAACTGATGAGCGCATCAGCCAAGCTGGGCCCAGGGGGCACTGTCACCAGATGAGAACCGGTTCCATCTTTGCCATTCAATGTGTTTACAAAGGCTGTCAGCTTTTCTGTGTTCACCTCCTGGGGGAGGGAAGAACACAGGAGGCTCTCCTTCCCGCCCTACTCCCCTTCCTCCGTCATTTCAGCTCTTATCTGTAGCTACTGTCTCACAGCGCAGGCACTCCTCTGGGTAAGGACTGTTCCATTTAATAACCAAATTGAGTCCATGCTCCCCAACCCGTCCTTACTTACCTCTTCCCCAAAGTTGATAATGTCAACATTTACTTTCTCCTTCTTGAGACGTTTAGCCAGTTTCACCAGCTAGGAAGAGGGAAGATAAAGGAGGAAATCTGTTCCATACCATGAGGGGAAATGACACACCTCACAAAAGCATACAGAAATCGGTTAACCTCCCCGAGGCCCCCAACAGAAACACTGAATTCTGCACATCCACCTTCCCCCAAAATGATGAACATAATGCCTAAGGCTCTCCTAAGGCCCAAGAGACCCCACTGCCACATTCCCCAGCTGTCACCTGGACTCACATCCTTCTCGTTGTCCTCCACGGGGCTTCCCACGAAGGCAATAATGCGCATCTTGTGATTCTTGCCCTGCCTGTGCTTCAGAGCCAGCTTGTAAAGGAAGGGGAAGTTCTTACAGTCAGCCAAAGGAATCACTTAGCTCTCTCCTCTGTTACGCTGCTTCTTTTCTTATGGTTTCTATGTTCCTCCAGTCTATTCATGTTCCTACAAAGTCTAACCCCTTCTCCACCCTTCCCTCCTTGCTGTGCCTTTGTCAGGACAAGGAAGAGGGGCTAAGCCTTAATTCCAGGGGTCTTTTCCTTCACCCATCACCAGTCCTGGAATTCATCCCACCATATCCTTTCTACTCCTTTCTCTGGGTCACTTCTCTTCCCCTCCTGTGGTTCTAGCTCAAGATACTAGGGAAGAAATGAACAACATCGGGGGCAGAACCTCAGAACAAGGAGGAACAATCAAAGGGATCCAGTAGGACTCACATGAGCCACGCGGATACCAGTGCAGAAGGTGATCTTGCCCTTGGGTTGCACAGTGTGGAGCTTGGAAAGAATGCGGCCGGTGTCAGGGGTGAGTGTGGTCAGCACTTCACAGTCACTGGGAGGTAGGGAAAGAGTTTCTATAATTTCAGGTCAGGACAAGTGCCTCCAAACCTGTGTTTgactcatcttttctttttttttttttccatcttttctttttttaggaagctctacacccaacatggggcttgaactcataaccccaagatcaagagtcacatactctactgactgagccagccggttGCTACTGActcatcttttctttaaagacCTTGATAGTAACTGTAATCGCTACTTTTCTTAATCAAACATTTACTGTttagagagtagatcttaaaagttctcattataaggaaagaaaaatttgtaactatgtaAGATATGGCTGTTAACTAAACTTACCACAATCACCATTTCATAACACATAcacatatcaaatcattatgttgtataccttaaactgatgctatatgtcaattgtatctcaataaaattgaGGGGGAAAATCTAGTGTTTAGTAGATATGAGCACAGAAAGTAAGGGGTTGACTTTGTAAAAAACTTGCCCTCTTCCTCTCAATGTTTCCCTTGAACTCTTCTCATGTTATCCTGTTCTCAGGGCCCCAAGAATCCAACTGTGGTGGACGCTTGAGTATGTCTCCCACCCACTCCATTTCTAGACCCACGTGCCAGCTAACAACATATATACTGGGACGGGAGGTTACTCATTTGAGGATTATCAGTTCCTAAAACAAATCACTGTGGGGTAAAACAGGCCCCGGGGACTTTTACCCAAAATGACTTCTCattgacttttaaatatattgtgaaattTCACCCCAGATTTAGTTTCATAACTGTATTAAATTCAGATTAATATTAAACTCATGTTGCTATTTATATTTCTACTGGATAGTGAAGAAGGTAGTCTAGAAAAGGCTGATGGGCAAATGCAAAGTTCAGCAACCTAACACAACCGGTCACATGTAAGAAACTACCCACCCACCTACCaagccccttcctcctctgccccatgTACTTGGCCAGTGTGATGAGGCCCACGTTGTTTTCAGGGTTGCTGCGGGTCTTAGAGTGACAAACTATGTTGACAGCATCTTGTTGGGCCTGCAGCCGGGTGGGTAAGAAGTCCCCATTCCGCATATACTCACTGTTGTCCACACTGTCAGattaggagagaagaaagagaagacatatTGCAGGATCGCTAAGACAGTCTCTCTAGTTTCAGGGACCCCTACCCTACCCTCCAACACTTCTGTGAGGAACACTGTCATGCATAGCAGTGGCTCTCAGTCTCTGTGAATCACAGAACCACCtataaattacacacacacatacacacacacacacacacacacagactttcAAGCCTTACATCGAACTTACTGACTCAAAATGACCAAAGGagaggtgcccgggtggctcagtcaggtgcaCAGCCAACTactgatttcagcccaggtcatgatctcagggttgtgagatcaaggccccacATTGGCTcggcactgggtgtggagcctgcttaagattctccttctccctctgcccatccccccttcctctctttaaaaaaaaaaaaacaaaaaaaaacaaaggaggaaactTTCTACAAATGATTCTGATAAACACCAAACATTGCAATCTGTTCATGTACCACAATCACCTTCTTATAAGCTGCAGTTCAGTGTTATTAAGCACTGTCATGGATGAATATTCTAACTTTGCCTTCAAAATAGAAGTATTCCAAAGGtagaaaatacttataaaatacaTGCTTGGCAGCACTGAGTGCAGGAAAGCACAATACAATCATCTGGTTAAGTGTTTAAcagcgggcagcccaggtggctcagcggtttagcactgccttcggcccagggcatgatcctggagacctaggatggagtcccacattgggcttcctgcatggagcctgcttctccctctgcctgtgtccctgcctctcttctctgtctcttatgtAAGCAAGGGGACTTGAGAGGTAGGGGAGAAAGACAGTGGGGAGTGTGGCTTCAGGGCTCACACTTAGTCATGCATCAGAACACTGGGAGGGGATGGTGGTATGGTGGTATTAAAAACACAGATGACTTAACACCTAAGTATGCATACCT
Encoded proteins:
- the PSMD4 gene encoding 26S proteasome non-ATPase regulatory subunit 4 isoform X4 gives rise to the protein MVLESTMVCVDNSEYMRNGDFLPTRLQAQQDAVNIVCHSKTRSNPENNVGLITLANDCEVLTTLTPDTGRILSKLHTVQPKGKITFCTGIRVAHLALKHRQGKNHKMRIIAFVGSPVEDNEKDLVKLAKRLKKEKVNVDIINFGEEEVNTEKLTAFVNTLNGKDGTGSHLVTVPPGPSLADALISSPILAGEGGAMLGLGASDFEFGVDPSADPELALALRVSMEEQRQRQEEEARRAAAASAAEAGIATAGAEDSDDALLKMTISQQEFGRSGLPDLSSMTEEEQIAYAMQMSLQGAEFGQAESADIDASSAMDTSEPAKEEDDYDVMQDPEFLQSVLENLPGVDPNNEAIRNAMGSLASQANKDGKKDKKEEDKK
- the PSMD4 gene encoding 26S proteasome non-ATPase regulatory subunit 4 isoform X2, with protein sequence MEGFVVGQSRRTGRKGRKVERWCWKALCVDNSEYMRNGDFLPTRLQAQQDAVNIVCHSKTRSNPENNVGLITLANDCEVLTTLTPDTGRILSKLHTVQPKGKITFCTGIRVAHLALKHRQGKNHKMRIIAFVGSPVEDNEKDLVKLAKRLKKEKVNVDIINFGEEEVNTEKLTAFVNTLNGKDGTGSHLVTVPPGPSLADALISSPILAGEGGAMLGLGASDFEFGVDPSADPELALALRVSMEEQRQRQEEEARRAAAASAAEAGIATAGAEDSDDALLKMTISQQEFGRSGLPDLSSMTEEEQIAYAMQMSLQGAEFGQAESADIDASSAMDTSEPAKEEDDYDVMQDPEFLQSVLENLPGVDPNNEAIRNAMGSLASQANKDGKKDKKEEDKK
- the PSMD4 gene encoding 26S proteasome non-ATPase regulatory subunit 4 isoform X1, which codes for MEGFVVGQSRRTGRKGRKVERWCWKALCVDNSEYMRNGDFLPTRLQAQQDAVNIVCHSKTRSNPENNVGLITLAKYMGQRRKGLGSDCEVLTTLTPDTGRILSKLHTVQPKGKITFCTGIRVAHLALKHRQGKNHKMRIIAFVGSPVEDNEKDLVKLAKRLKKEKVNVDIINFGEEEVNTEKLTAFVNTLNGKDGTGSHLVTVPPGPSLADALISSPILAGEGGAMLGLGASDFEFGVDPSADPELALALRVSMEEQRQRQEEEARRAAAASAAEAGIATAGAEDSDDALLKMTISQQEFGRSGLPDLSSMTEEEQIAYAMQMSLQGAEFGQAESADIDASSAMDTSEPAKEEDDYDVMQDPEFLQSVLENLPGVDPNNEAIRNAMGSLASQANKDGKKDKKEEDKK
- the PSMD4 gene encoding 26S proteasome non-ATPase regulatory subunit 4 isoform X3 — translated: MVLESTMVCVDNSEYMRNGDFLPTRLQAQQDAVNIVCHSKTRSNPENNVGLITLAKYMGQRRKGLGSDCEVLTTLTPDTGRILSKLHTVQPKGKITFCTGIRVAHLALKHRQGKNHKMRIIAFVGSPVEDNEKDLVKLAKRLKKEKVNVDIINFGEEEVNTEKLTAFVNTLNGKDGTGSHLVTVPPGPSLADALISSPILAGEGGAMLGLGASDFEFGVDPSADPELALALRVSMEEQRQRQEEEARRAAAASAAEAGIATAGAEDSDDALLKMTISQQEFGRSGLPDLSSMTEEEQIAYAMQMSLQGAEFGQAESADIDASSAMDTSEPAKEEDDYDVMQDPEFLQSVLENLPGVDPNNEAIRNAMGSLASQANKDGKKDKKEEDKK
- the PSMD4 gene encoding 26S proteasome non-ATPase regulatory subunit 4 isoform X5, whose protein sequence is MRNGDFLPTRLQAQQDAVNIVCHSKTRSNPENNVGLITLAKYMGQRRKGLGSDCEVLTTLTPDTGRILSKLHTVQPKGKITFCTGIRVAHLALKHRQGKNHKMRIIAFVGSPVEDNEKDLVKLAKRLKKEKVNVDIINFGEEEVNTEKLTAFVNTLNGKDGTGSHLVTVPPGPSLADALISSPILAGEGGAMLGLGASDFEFGVDPSADPELALALRVSMEEQRQRQEEEARRAAAASAAEAGIATAGAEDSDDALLKMTISQQEFGRSGLPDLSSMTEEEQIAYAMQMSLQGAEFGQAESADIDASSAMDTSEPAKEEDDYDVMQDPEFLQSVLENLPGVDPNNEAIRNAMGSLASQANKDGKKDKKEEDKK